Proteins encoded within one genomic window of Saccharopolyspora pogona:
- a CDS encoding LLM class flavin-dependent oxidoreductase: MRLSVLDRSHIWQGQSPQRALRETVHFAQEAEALGYHRFWVAEHHSVPGVAGAAPTVLAAAIAAATTHIRVGTGGVMLPNHQPLVVAEQFGVLGSLFPDRIDIGLGRSVGFTSGIRRALGRDKDAAEGFGEQLAELLGYLSRQPSRLPGVHAVPAEGLRLPVFLLAAGSGAGTAAEFGLPLVIAAVHGDDRMIRTIDSYREHFRPSEWAAQPYVVIARSVAVADTAEQARRLLVPEAWATAFSRTRGEFPPLEPPEQVLAREMSDRERTQFERALDGHVFGTADEVAVALKDLTARTSADEILVTTTAYDPEDRLDSYRLLAALA, encoded by the coding sequence ATGCGTCTTTCCGTGCTGGACCGCTCGCACATCTGGCAGGGGCAGAGCCCGCAGCGAGCCCTGCGGGAGACCGTGCACTTCGCACAAGAGGCCGAGGCCCTCGGTTACCACCGGTTCTGGGTGGCTGAGCACCACAGCGTGCCCGGCGTGGCCGGGGCGGCACCGACCGTGCTCGCCGCCGCCATCGCCGCCGCGACCACCCACATCCGGGTCGGCACCGGCGGCGTCATGCTGCCCAACCACCAGCCGCTGGTGGTGGCCGAGCAGTTCGGCGTGCTCGGGTCGCTGTTCCCGGACCGCATCGACATCGGGCTGGGGCGCTCGGTGGGCTTCACCAGCGGCATCCGGCGCGCACTCGGGCGCGACAAGGACGCCGCCGAAGGGTTCGGCGAGCAGCTCGCCGAACTGCTGGGGTACCTGTCCCGGCAGCCCAGCAGGTTGCCCGGGGTGCACGCTGTCCCGGCCGAAGGATTGCGGCTGCCGGTGTTCCTGCTCGCCGCCGGCTCCGGGGCCGGCACCGCCGCCGAGTTCGGCCTGCCGCTGGTAATCGCGGCGGTCCACGGCGACGACCGGATGATCCGCACCATCGACTCCTACCGCGAGCATTTCCGCCCATCGGAATGGGCGGCGCAGCCGTACGTCGTCATCGCGCGGTCCGTCGCGGTCGCCGACACCGCGGAGCAGGCCCGGCGACTACTCGTCCCGGAGGCCTGGGCGACCGCCTTCTCCCGCACTCGCGGCGAATTCCCGCCGCTGGAACCACCGGAGCAGGTGCTGGCGCGCGAGATGTCCGACCGCGAACGCACCCAGTTCGAACGCGCGCTGGACGGCCACGTGTTCGGCACGGCAGACGAGGTCGCCGTCGCGCTGAAGGACCTCACCGCGCGCACCAGCGCCGACGAGATCCTGGTGACCACCACGGCCTACGACCCCGAGGACCGTCTCGACTCATACCGCCTCCTCGCCGCCCTAGCCTGA